From the genome of Rathayibacter sp. VKM Ac-2759, one region includes:
- a CDS encoding ROK family protein yields the protein MTDTIAAEDGTGTSAELLAREVLIHGPISRGALGRRLGLSPASLTRLARPFIEGGLFVEGAEQSTGIGRPARPLDIRPEALRFAGVKVTGTQVLAVRTDLRAQSDLEIVRDLGGTAPRDVIDAIVAVVEELGGASGFAGLGITIGGSVDAAGRVSRAPFLGWRDVDLAGPVSEALGLPVALENDVVALTAAEHWFGRGRGLSHFAVLTMGAGVGYGLVVHDRVVAPPAAGLGLGGHFPLDPGGPVCETGHRGCSTAMLTLGSIERQLFVASGRSLTLVEGLALAASGDAAAARILGDSARALGTMISAIANLAMVDTVILAGEGVALYSEQTSLVDAAIAATRDPDARAPMLLVDDGGLIEWARGAAATAIQRLLPRIAGSTA from the coding sequence ATGACGGACACCATCGCGGCCGAGGACGGCACCGGCACCTCGGCGGAGCTGCTCGCCCGCGAGGTCCTCATCCACGGCCCCATCTCGCGCGGCGCCCTCGGCCGCCGCCTCGGCCTCTCCCCCGCCAGCCTCACCCGCCTGGCGCGGCCATTCATCGAGGGCGGGCTCTTCGTCGAGGGCGCCGAGCAGAGCACCGGCATCGGCCGCCCGGCGCGCCCGCTCGACATCCGACCGGAGGCGCTGCGCTTCGCGGGCGTCAAGGTCACCGGCACGCAGGTGCTCGCGGTCCGCACCGACCTGCGCGCGCAGTCCGACCTCGAGATCGTCCGCGACCTCGGCGGCACGGCGCCGCGCGACGTGATCGACGCGATCGTGGCGGTCGTCGAGGAGCTGGGCGGCGCCTCCGGATTCGCGGGACTCGGCATCACGATCGGCGGCAGCGTCGACGCGGCGGGGCGGGTGAGCCGCGCGCCCTTCCTCGGCTGGCGCGACGTCGACCTGGCGGGCCCCGTCTCGGAGGCGCTCGGCCTGCCGGTGGCGCTCGAGAACGACGTGGTGGCGCTGACCGCCGCCGAGCACTGGTTCGGGCGCGGACGCGGGCTCTCGCACTTCGCGGTGCTGACGATGGGGGCCGGAGTGGGCTACGGACTGGTCGTGCACGACCGCGTGGTCGCGCCTCCGGCCGCGGGACTCGGGCTCGGCGGGCACTTCCCGCTCGACCCGGGCGGGCCGGTGTGCGAGACGGGCCACCGCGGCTGCTCGACGGCGATGCTCACGCTCGGATCGATCGAGCGCCAGCTCTTCGTCGCCTCCGGCCGCTCCCTGACGCTGGTGGAGGGCCTGGCTCTGGCCGCGAGCGGCGACGCGGCGGCCGCGCGGATCCTCGGCGACTCGGCGCGGGCGCTCGGGACGATGATCTCGGCGATCGCGAACCTGGCGATGGTCGACACGGTGATCCTCGCGGGCGAGGGCGTGGCGCTGTACTCGGAGCAGACCTCCCTCGTCGACGCGGCGATCGCGGCGACGCGCGACCCGGACGCCCGGGCTCCGATGCTGCTGGTCGACGACGGCGGGCTGATCGAGTGGGCCCGCGGGGCCGCCGCGACGGCGATCCAGCGGCTGCTCCCGCGCATCGCGGGCTCCACCGCGTAG